A genomic window from Anthocerotibacter panamensis C109 includes:
- a CDS encoding recombinase family protein, with translation MLIGYARVSTVDQSLNLQLDALKAAGCTKVFTDTASGSKDDRMGLTQVIEFARSGDTVMVWKLDRLGRSLKHLVETVHGLQDREVGFRSLQESIDTTSSSGKLFFHLFAALAEFERDIIRERTQAGLKAARARGRNGGRPTKLDGKQVAMARTLLSDRRNTVGDVAQTLGVARSTLYRYMDQTEDVDNES, from the coding sequence ATGCTCATCGGGTATGCTCGGGTCTCCACTGTTGACCAATCGCTCAACCTCCAGCTCGATGCTCTGAAGGCGGCGGGTTGCACTAAGGTTTTCACTGACACAGCCAGCGGCAGCAAGGATGACCGGATGGGTCTGACCCAGGTCATCGAGTTTGCCCGCTCGGGGGATACGGTAATGGTCTGGAAGCTTGACCGTCTAGGGCGCTCTCTCAAACATCTGGTAGAGACAGTCCATGGGTTGCAAGACCGGGAAGTAGGGTTTAGGAGCCTCCAGGAAAGCATTGATACCACTAGCTCCAGCGGCAAGCTATTCTTCCACCTGTTTGCGGCCTTAGCCGAGTTCGAGCGTGACATCATCCGGGAGCGGACCCAGGCAGGCCTCAAAGCGGCCCGCGCCCGGGGGCGCAATGGGGGACGACCCACCAAACTAGACGGCAAGCAAGTAGCCATGGCCCGGACCCTGCTGAGCGACCGCAGGAACACGGTGGGCGATGTAGCCCAAACGCTGGGAGTTGCCCGGTCCACGCTGTATAGGTACATGGATCAAACAGAGGATGTGGATAATGAGAGTTAA
- a CDS encoding Rad52/Rad22 family DNA repair protein, whose translation MNELPTPERPRPTSLPKRTVSPSPGTTHPTQGLAQEFPPGPARMRLFAKIMADLAKPIPPRLIRTRQQDGATIPYIPWHTVNHLLDHYAPGWEGQITEVCFSNDRIYVVYALTIHASDCSVTRMATGTELLKGTDRQGKPREVAFGDPSSNAESQAFRRAAARFNLGLHLYEKGSG comes from the coding sequence ATGAACGAACTCCCCACCCCAGAACGCCCGCGCCCGACCAGTCTCCCTAAGCGCACCGTCAGCCCTAGCCCAGGTACAACCCACCCGACCCAAGGACTGGCGCAGGAATTCCCCCCAGGACCGGCCCGGATGCGTTTGTTTGCCAAGATCATGGCCGACTTGGCTAAGCCCATCCCACCCCGGCTGATCCGCACCCGGCAGCAGGACGGGGCCACCATTCCTTACATTCCTTGGCACACGGTCAATCATCTGCTTGATCACTACGCTCCAGGTTGGGAAGGGCAGATCACAGAAGTCTGCTTCAGTAATGACCGTATCTATGTGGTTTATGCACTAACGATCCACGCCAGTGATTGCAGTGTGACCCGCATGGCGACGGGGACGGAGTTACTCAAGGGTACAGACCGGCAGGGCAAGCCCCGTGAAGTCGCTTTTGGTGACCCGAGTTCTAACGCAGAGAGTCAGGCTTTTCGCAGAGCGGCGGCCCGGTTCAATCTTGGGTTACATCTTTATGAGAAAGGCAGTGGGTAG
- a CDS encoding helix-turn-helix domain-containing protein, with amino-acid sequence MVFTLAPTEAFGIQALRRNVGVTQEQAARTLDIAVSTVRNWEAGRTTPTLTFTQTRILMELYQASITELENAFAETLTRTRNPE; translated from the coding sequence ATGGTTTTTACTTTGGCCCCCACTGAAGCTTTTGGCATCCAGGCACTCAGGCGAAATGTCGGGGTGACCCAGGAGCAAGCCGCTCGGACGCTTGATATTGCCGTATCCACAGTGCGCAATTGGGAGGCAGGGCGTACAACCCCGACTCTGACCTTTACGCAAACACGCATTCTCATGGAGCTTTATCAGGCTTCTATCACTGAGCTAGAGAATGCCTTCGCTGAGACTTTGACTAGGACGAGGAATCCAGAGTAG